Proteins encoded together in one Flavobacterium keumense window:
- a CDS encoding aminopeptidase, translating to MKSFLKIVFCVLMALASNKLIAQHQCKMNVELNTENKTLSIQQEITFFNQSNDTINSIVLNDWNNAYSNKNTPLGKRFSDEFYRGFHLAKDEERGSTSNLTILNENNLFLTWHRTTTNPDYITVDLREKLAPNQKTTIQLTYFSKIPTNKFTKYGFAQNGDLNLKNWFLSPARYENKTFVKYSNSNLDDIANGICDFTIHFKIPKNLVLTTDLNVTEQTGDKNHSDYFLEGENRTDFSLFIESKSGFKSYYNDLNEVISDITNSKLDEIQQIIIINRIANFTNDFIGIYPHPKIVVSQTNYDRNPFYGLNQLPSFLNPFEEDFLFEIKFLKTYLDTYLKNSLHLDPRKDNWIYDALQMVAMIKYIQKYHPESKMLGNASRFKLLKNYNITNLDFNKQYSYFYMLMARKNLDQALANPKTDLIKFNEQIASKYRAGLSILFLDDYLENNIVSNSIHQFYERNKKQQVSSTDFETILKSNSQKNINWFFTTIVNSRELIDYKFSKVSATKNSITISVKNKTEIPIPIPIYGLKKGNVVFKEWLDIKECDSTFIIKRNNADKIILNYKNEVPEYNLRNNWKKLEGFFPNNRPIKFVFMKDLEDPYYNQILYVPSLTYNYYDGLSPGLRLHNKTILDKPFIFDLNPTFSSKSKNISGNGTIILNENFRNSRLYTIRYSLTGAYFHYAPDATYTKIAPTIELKIRENNFRDNRKQALVFRQVIVNREKSEFITSNFGENYSVFNARYFNTKTEITNHFSASSDVQFSKGFGKIAAEIEFRKLFESNRQINLRLFAGAFMYNKSNSDYFSFGLDKPTDYLFDYNFYGRSESSGLFSQQYIQAEGGFKSKLSVPFANQWMIAANGSFNIWNWIEIYGDLGIVKNNSTNHYFAYDSGIRLNLVTDYFELYLPFYSNNGLEINQKNYNEKIRFVVTFSPKTLINLFNRKWF from the coding sequence TTGAAATCATTTCTAAAAATAGTATTTTGTGTACTGATGGCATTAGCTTCAAACAAGTTAATTGCTCAGCATCAATGCAAAATGAATGTTGAGTTGAATACAGAAAATAAAACTCTTAGTATTCAACAAGAAATAACTTTTTTCAATCAATCTAACGATACTATTAATTCTATTGTTTTAAATGATTGGAACAATGCCTACTCCAATAAGAATACCCCCTTAGGAAAACGATTTTCGGATGAGTTTTACAGAGGATTTCATTTGGCTAAAGACGAAGAACGTGGCAGCACCTCTAACTTGACTATTTTAAATGAAAATAATTTATTTCTTACTTGGCATAGAACAACAACAAATCCTGACTACATAACAGTTGATTTACGCGAAAAACTAGCTCCAAATCAAAAAACGACAATACAACTTACTTATTTTTCAAAAATACCGACTAATAAATTCACTAAATATGGTTTTGCCCAAAATGGTGATTTGAACCTTAAAAATTGGTTCCTTAGTCCTGCTCGATACGAAAACAAAACTTTTGTAAAATATAGCAATAGTAATTTAGACGATATTGCTAACGGAATTTGCGACTTTACAATTCATTTCAAAATTCCGAAAAACCTTGTTCTGACTACCGATTTGAATGTTACGGAACAAACTGGAGATAAAAATCATTCTGATTATTTTTTAGAAGGAGAAAACAGAACTGATTTCAGTTTATTTATAGAATCTAAATCCGGTTTTAAAAGTTATTATAATGACTTAAATGAGGTCATATCGGATATTACAAATAGTAAATTAGATGAAATTCAACAAATTATTATTATCAATCGAATTGCTAATTTCACCAATGATTTTATTGGAATCTATCCCCATCCAAAAATTGTAGTATCTCAAACTAATTATGACCGAAATCCATTTTATGGTTTAAACCAATTACCTTCATTTTTAAATCCGTTTGAAGAAGATTTTTTATTTGAAATTAAATTCTTAAAAACTTATTTAGACACCTATTTAAAAAATAGTCTGCATTTAGATCCAAGAAAAGACAATTGGATTTATGATGCCTTACAAATGGTTGCAATGATTAAATACATTCAAAAATACCATCCTGAAAGTAAGATGTTAGGTAATGCTTCACGATTCAAACTTTTAAAAAACTACAATATAACTAATTTAGATTTCAACAAACAATACAGCTATTTTTATATGCTAATGGCGCGTAAAAATTTAGATCAGGCATTGGCTAACCCAAAAACTGATTTAATTAAATTTAATGAACAAATTGCAAGTAAATATAGAGCAGGCTTGAGTATTTTATTTTTAGATGACTATTTAGAAAATAATATTGTATCCAATAGTATTCACCAATTCTACGAACGAAACAAAAAACAACAAGTTTCAAGTACTGATTTTGAAACCATACTGAAATCAAATTCTCAAAAAAACATCAATTGGTTTTTTACTACTATTGTTAATTCCCGTGAACTGATTGATTATAAATTTTCAAAAGTATCTGCGACAAAAAACAGCATCACTATTTCTGTGAAAAATAAAACAGAAATTCCTATACCTATTCCTATTTATGGATTAAAAAAAGGAAATGTTGTTTTTAAAGAATGGTTAGACATAAAAGAATGTGATAGTACATTTATAATAAAAAGAAACAATGCTGATAAAATTATTTTAAATTATAAAAATGAAGTTCCCGAATACAATTTGAGAAACAATTGGAAAAAACTTGAAGGTTTTTTTCCAAATAATCGTCCTATCAAATTTGTGTTTATGAAGGACCTAGAAGACCCTTACTACAACCAGATTTTATATGTTCCATCTCTAACTTACAATTATTATGACGGACTATCACCGGGATTACGCCTCCATAACAAAACGATTTTAGACAAACCTTTTATTTTTGATTTAAATCCTACATTTTCTTCAAAATCGAAAAATATCTCAGGAAATGGCACTATAATACTTAATGAAAATTTTAGAAACAGTAGATTATACACTATAAGATACAGTCTTACCGGAGCCTATTTTCATTATGCACCTGATGCTACCTATACAAAAATAGCTCCCACAATAGAATTAAAAATTCGTGAAAATAACTTTAGAGACAATCGAAAACAAGCCTTAGTATTTCGTCAAGTCATCGTGAATAGAGAAAAGAGCGAATTCATTACGTCTAATTTTGGAGAAAATTACTCTGTGTTCAATGCCCGTTATTTCAATACTAAAACCGAGATAACCAATCATTTTAGTGCTAGTAGCGATGTACAATTCTCTAAAGGATTTGGAAAAATTGCTGCCGAAATTGAATTTAGAAAACTATTTGAAAGTAATCGACAAATCAATTTACGCCTATTTGCAGGAGCATTTATGTACAATAAATCTAATTCTGATTATTTTAGTTTTGGATTAGACAAGCCTACCGATTATCTTTTTGATTACAACTTTTATGGAAGATCAGAAAGCTCTGGTTTATTTAGTCAACAATACATCCAAGCAGAAGGAGGATTTAAGTCTAAATTGAGTGTGCCATTTGCTAATCAATGGATGATTGCTGCTAATGGTAGTTTTAATATTTGGAATTGGATTGAAATATATGGAGACCTTGGCATTGTGAAAAACAACTCAACCAATCACTATTTTGCATACGATAGCGGAATTCGATTAAATTTAGTAACCGATTATTTTGAGTTATACCTTCCATTTTACTCTAATAATGGATTAGAAATCAACCAAAAAAACTACAATGAAAAAATACGTTTTGTAGTGACTTTTTCGCCAAAAACATTAATCAATTTATTTAACAGGAAGTGGTTTTAA
- a CDS encoding type IX secretion system membrane protein PorP/SprF: MTAKYIYTFFVATFCLQIFGQDFALKNQNKVMGIVNPSFYGFGDSSKAGVIYNSEGYNEGSKIESRLGFATHYFDNNEFSLALDVNSTKISQLGYSTTQANIHYIYKAQLSYEWTFNPSITVGYGNNRLDYSSLIFEDQINVLTGYIAGITRDPVTIDNKINYVDIGAGAVVHNNRNLFFGLNLKHINRPETSFNSDASNKKDLFISAQSGYERDLNPYGQSAFLPENSYLYLYNSFAKQGAKTRIDLYQEAILGNISFGLNEHFNKYDGFSISQLGTSFSVFIEEIEVGANYSFDIGTKKIAGTTFNTFELYVTFDFNPFKKNRRGNNSRFYDMQ; encoded by the coding sequence ATGACTGCTAAATATATTTATACTTTTTTTGTTGCTACTTTTTGTCTTCAAATTTTTGGACAAGATTTTGCTTTAAAAAACCAAAATAAGGTTATGGGGATTGTTAACCCAAGTTTTTATGGTTTTGGAGATTCGTCAAAAGCTGGAGTAATTTATAATTCAGAAGGTTATAATGAGGGTAGTAAGATCGAATCTCGATTAGGATTTGCCACACACTATTTTGACAATAATGAGTTTTCCTTGGCATTAGATGTTAATTCTACAAAAATTAGTCAACTAGGTTATTCTACCACACAGGCTAATATTCATTATATTTATAAAGCGCAACTTTCTTATGAATGGACATTCAATCCTTCTATAACAGTAGGTTATGGAAATAATAGATTGGATTATTCTTCTTTAATTTTTGAAGACCAAATTAACGTATTAACAGGATATATAGCAGGAATTACAAGAGATCCTGTTACTATAGATAATAAAATAAATTATGTAGATATTGGGGCAGGAGCAGTGGTTCATAATAATCGGAACTTATTTTTTGGATTGAATTTGAAGCACATTAATCGCCCCGAAACATCATTTAATAGCGATGCAAGTAATAAAAAAGATTTGTTTATTTCGGCTCAATCAGGTTATGAAAGAGATCTGAATCCGTATGGGCAGAGTGCTTTTTTACCTGAAAATTCATATTTGTATTTGTATAATTCTTTTGCAAAACAAGGTGCTAAAACAAGAATTGATTTGTATCAAGAAGCAATTTTAGGCAATATTTCTTTTGGATTAAATGAGCATTTTAATAAATACGATGGATTCTCTATTTCGCAATTGGGGACATCGTTTAGTGTTTTTATTGAAGAAATTGAAGTGGGAGCAAATTATTCCTTTGACATTGGCACGAAGAAAATAGCTGGTACTACTTTTAATACGTTTGAATTATATGTGACTTTTGACTTCAATCCATTCAAAAAGAATAGACGTGGAAACAATAGTCGTTTTTATGATATGCAATAG
- a CDS encoding alpha-ketoacid dehydrogenase subunit alpha/beta: MILEKTTKALTFEDFKTEVLKDYKTAVISRECSLLGRKEVLTGKAKFGIFGDGKEVPQLAMAKFFKDGDFRSGYYRDQTFMMAIGKLTIKQFFAGLYGHTDLVYEPMSAGRQMGGHFVTHSLNEDGSWKNLTEQKNSSSDISPTAAQMPRLLGLAYASKIYRHVSGITNATNFSNEGNEVAWGTIGNASTSEGIFFETINAAGVLQVPMVMSVWDDEYGISVHAKYQTTKESISEILKGYQREEGTNGFEILKVKGWDYADLVATYEKAANLAREEHIPVLVHVSELTQPQGHSSSGSHERYKSTERLNWEKEYDCIRQMRLWMIAINIASPEELDEIDANAKKEVIEGKKEAWKEFIEPIISEQKELILLLEKVAESSQNKTKILQYISILKNIKDPLKKEILSTARKVIRLIVNEKGKTELAQWIQNYTKITQRKFSSHLHSESNSNIHSVEVVAPKYNDNTLADTDGRMIVRDNFDALFSKYPETLVFGEDAGNIGDVNQGLEGMQEKYGDLRVTDAGIREATIIGQGIGLALRGLRPIAEIQYLDYLLYAIQILSDDLATLQYRTAGRQKAPLIIRTRGHRLEGIWHSGSPMGMILNAIRGIHVLVPRNMTQAAGFYNSLLECDEPALVVECLNGYRLKEKAPLNYGEFKTPIGVVETLREGKDITLVSYGSTLRLVEQAAVELSEIGIDCEVIDIQSLLPFDINKDIVKSIAKTNRLLIIDEDVPGGASAYILQQILEEQDGYSYLDSKPQTLTSKAHRPAYGTDGDYFSKPSTEDIFEKVYAMMSEVHPNQYPDLY, from the coding sequence ATGATACTAGAAAAAACAACTAAAGCTTTAACGTTTGAAGACTTTAAAACAGAAGTTTTAAAAGATTACAAAACAGCCGTAATAAGTCGTGAGTGTAGCCTATTAGGCCGCAAAGAGGTGCTAACTGGAAAAGCTAAATTTGGTATTTTTGGTGATGGAAAAGAAGTCCCACAATTAGCTATGGCTAAATTTTTTAAAGACGGCGACTTCCGTTCAGGCTATTATCGAGATCAAACCTTTATGATGGCAATTGGCAAATTGACAATCAAACAATTCTTTGCTGGTTTGTATGGACATACTGATTTGGTTTATGAACCTATGTCGGCAGGAAGACAAATGGGTGGTCATTTCGTAACCCATAGTCTAAATGAAGATGGTTCTTGGAAAAACTTAACCGAACAAAAAAACTCAAGTTCAGATATTTCTCCAACAGCAGCACAAATGCCACGTCTATTAGGATTAGCTTATGCTTCAAAAATATACCGTCATGTTTCTGGGATAACTAATGCTACTAATTTTTCCAATGAAGGGAACGAAGTAGCTTGGGGAACTATCGGTAATGCTAGTACTTCTGAAGGAATTTTCTTTGAAACAATTAATGCTGCCGGTGTACTACAAGTACCAATGGTAATGAGTGTATGGGATGATGAATACGGTATTTCAGTACATGCAAAATACCAAACTACCAAAGAAAGTATTTCTGAAATTTTAAAAGGCTATCAAAGAGAAGAAGGTACTAATGGATTTGAAATTTTAAAAGTAAAAGGATGGGATTATGCTGATCTAGTAGCAACTTATGAAAAAGCAGCTAATTTAGCTCGTGAAGAACATATTCCAGTTTTAGTTCATGTTTCTGAACTCACTCAACCCCAAGGACATTCTAGTTCGGGTTCCCATGAACGATATAAAAGTACCGAAAGATTAAATTGGGAAAAAGAATACGATTGTATTCGTCAAATGCGATTATGGATGATTGCTATCAATATTGCTTCTCCTGAAGAATTAGATGAAATTGATGCTAATGCTAAAAAAGAAGTTATTGAAGGTAAAAAAGAAGCATGGAAAGAATTCATTGAACCAATAATAAGTGAACAAAAAGAATTGATTTTGTTACTTGAAAAAGTAGCTGAATCTAGTCAAAATAAGACTAAAATTCTTCAATATATTTCGATTTTAAAAAATATTAAAGACCCTTTAAAAAAGGAAATTTTAAGTACTGCTAGAAAAGTGATTCGTTTGATAGTCAATGAGAAAGGCAAAACTGAGTTGGCGCAATGGATCCAAAACTACACTAAAATCACTCAAAGAAAATTCAGTAGCCATTTGCATTCTGAATCAAACTCTAACATTCACTCTGTAGAAGTAGTTGCACCAAAATACAATGATAATACCCTCGCTGATACCGATGGCCGTATGATTGTACGCGACAATTTTGATGCATTATTCAGTAAATACCCAGAAACTTTAGTATTTGGCGAAGACGCAGGAAATATTGGAGATGTCAATCAAGGTTTGGAAGGAATGCAGGAAAAGTATGGTGATCTTCGTGTAACCGATGCAGGTATTCGAGAAGCAACCATTATTGGACAAGGTATTGGTTTAGCACTTAGAGGGCTTCGTCCTATTGCTGAAATTCAATATTTAGATTATTTACTTTACGCTATACAAATCCTGAGCGATGATTTAGCCACCTTGCAATACCGAACAGCCGGCAGACAAAAAGCACCGCTAATTATTCGTACACGAGGACATCGATTAGAAGGCATTTGGCATTCGGGTTCACCAATGGGAATGATTTTAAATGCCATTCGAGGAATTCACGTTTTGGTTCCTAGAAATATGACTCAAGCTGCAGGATTTTATAATAGCCTTTTAGAATGTGATGAACCTGCCCTTGTAGTAGAATGCTTAAATGGTTACCGACTCAAAGAAAAAGCGCCTTTAAACTACGGTGAATTCAAAACTCCTATTGGTGTTGTAGAAACACTTCGAGAAGGAAAAGATATAACTTTGGTTTCTTATGGTTCTACTTTACGATTAGTGGAACAAGCTGCCGTAGAATTATCCGAAATAGGTATTGATTGTGAGGTAATTGATATTCAATCTTTATTGCCTTTTGATATCAATAAAGATATTGTAAAAAGTATTGCCAAAACTAATCGACTACTGATTATAGACGAGGATGTCCCTGGAGGAGCTTCGGCTTACATATTGCAACAAATTTTGGAAGAACAAGATGGTTACTCGTATTTGGACAGTAAACCTCAAACATTGACTTCAAAAGCACATCGTCCTGCTTATGGGACCGATGGTGATTATTTTTCAAAACCATCCACCGAAGATATTTTTGAAAAAGTGTATGCCATGATGAGTGAAGTACATCCTAATCAATATCCAGATTTATATTAA